The proteins below come from a single Candidatus Omnitrophota bacterium genomic window:
- the amaP gene encoding alkaline shock response membrane anchor protein AmaP, with product MRIFTVLGILFYAVVLILIGLVMIIFSLNLLQPQDINNLLAYAQYGINSRIIVGLSGLLLILISFSFAQLILGRFQREKTIAFTTSSGEVTIALSAVEDLIKRVGFIIPEIKELRPDVIATKKGIIVDIRVVLKSEANIPELTGRLQEITRSKIQEILGIEEQIIIRIHVAKIISAQETDKRRKEQLKEEPPIPFGGYRV from the coding sequence ATGCGCATATTCACGGTCTTAGGGATATTATTTTATGCGGTAGTGCTTATTTTAATCGGATTAGTAATGATAATTTTCTCTCTCAACCTATTACAGCCCCAAGACATAAATAACCTCTTGGCATACGCGCAATACGGGATTAATTCCAGGATAATCGTCGGGCTTTCGGGCCTCTTGTTAATACTCATAAGTTTCTCGTTTGCGCAATTAATCTTGGGCAGGTTCCAGCGTGAGAAGACTATTGCCTTCACTACTTCTTCGGGAGAGGTAACTATCGCGCTTTCAGCGGTGGAAGACCTGATAAAACGGGTAGGCTTTATTATCCCGGAAATAAAAGAATTGAGGCCTGATGTAATCGCCACTAAAAAAGGTATCATCGTCGATATCAGGGTCGTCCTGAAATCGGAGGCGAATATCCCGGAGCTGACCGGACGGCTGCAGGAGATAACCCGCTCTAAAATACAGGAAATTTTAGGGATTGAAGAGCAGATTATTATCAGGATTCACGTAGCAAAAATTATCTCTGCGCAGGAAACAGATAAAAGAAGAAAAGAACAATTAAAAGAAGAACCCCCCATACCGTTTGGCGGTTACAGGGTGTAA